Proteins encoded within one genomic window of Halococcus salifodinae DSM 8989:
- a CDS encoding xanthine dehydrogenase family protein molybdopterin-binding subunit, translating into MEGDTDEIPQGMGTYGSRSAAVGGSALATSSQKVVEKAKKIAAHQLEASEEDVEFDNGDFSVAGAPERSMHIQDVAAQSYLAHDMPDGIEPGLEETSFYDPDNFVFPFGTHIAVVEVDPDSGEIEFENYVAVDDVGPQINPKIVEGQVHGGVAQGIGQALYEGAEYDDNAQLVTGSMQDYTVPKAEHIPTMETDSTVTPSPHNPLGVKGVGEAGTIAAPQAVVNAVTDALQPFGIDHIDMPLTSETVWQAVNDGAAADEGGAGGEAVADGGEQSESSGGED; encoded by the coding sequence GTGGAGGGCGACACCGACGAAATCCCACAGGGGATGGGGACCTACGGCTCGCGCTCGGCAGCCGTCGGCGGCAGCGCGCTCGCGACGAGCTCGCAGAAGGTGGTCGAGAAGGCGAAGAAGATCGCCGCCCACCAACTGGAGGCGAGCGAGGAGGACGTCGAGTTCGACAACGGTGATTTCTCGGTCGCTGGCGCGCCCGAGCGCTCGATGCACATCCAGGACGTGGCCGCCCAGTCCTACCTCGCCCACGACATGCCCGACGGGATCGAGCCGGGGCTGGAGGAGACCTCCTTCTACGATCCCGACAACTTCGTGTTCCCGTTCGGGACCCACATCGCAGTCGTGGAGGTCGATCCCGACTCGGGCGAGATCGAGTTCGAGAACTACGTGGCCGTCGACGACGTCGGCCCACAGATCAACCCGAAGATCGTCGAGGGGCAGGTCCACGGCGGCGTCGCCCAGGGGATCGGCCAGGCGCTCTACGAAGGGGCCGAGTACGACGACAACGCACAGTTGGTGACGGGATCGATGCAGGACTACACGGTGCCGAAGGCCGAGCACATCCCGACAATGGAAACCGATTCGACGGTGACGCCAAGCCCGCACAACCCACTCGGCGTGAAAGGCGTCGGCGAGGCGGGGACCATCGCGGCCCCCCAGGCCGTCGTCAACGCGGTGACGGACGCGCTCCAACCGTTCGGCATCGACCACATCGACATGCCGCTCACGAGCGAGACGGTCTGGCAGGCAGTGAACGACGGCGCTGCGGCCGACGAGGGCGGGGCTGGTGGCGAGGCGGTTGCAGACGGTGGCGAGCAGAGCGAGTCATCCGGGGGTGAGGACTGA
- a CDS encoding FAD binding domain-containing protein translates to MYPDEFDYYEAGSVGEALDLLDEHSGAETELLAGGHSLLPAMKTGLSSPDVLIDISGIDAMNGIEVDGDTLSIGAMTRYSDLVESDAVAEHAPALAEAVRQVGDVQVRNRGTIGGNLAHADPAADLPGAALASDATLVIEGSDGERSISADDFFFGMYATDVGPDELLTRVEIPSADGRVGAYAKKPSPSSGYAMVGVAALIEADGGTVESVRVGANGVMDHGVRLGPVEDALAGGSLDADTIATAASHAGDDLDEDMMMSDLQASNEFRAQLLEVYTERALTAAMDRTGGSAAAD, encoded by the coding sequence ATGTACCCCGACGAGTTCGACTACTACGAGGCCGGAAGCGTCGGAGAGGCGCTCGACCTGCTCGACGAGCATTCGGGGGCGGAGACGGAGCTGCTCGCCGGCGGTCACAGCCTGCTCCCGGCGATGAAAACCGGTCTGTCGAGCCCCGACGTCCTGATCGACATCAGCGGCATCGACGCGATGAACGGCATCGAAGTCGACGGGGACACGCTCTCGATCGGCGCGATGACCCGATACAGCGATCTCGTCGAGTCCGACGCAGTCGCCGAGCACGCGCCGGCGCTGGCGGAGGCAGTCCGCCAAGTCGGCGATGTGCAGGTTCGCAATCGGGGAACGATCGGCGGCAACCTCGCCCACGCCGACCCGGCGGCGGACCTGCCGGGCGCGGCGCTCGCCTCGGATGCGACCCTCGTGATCGAGGGCTCGGATGGGGAGCGCTCGATCTCGGCCGATGACTTCTTCTTCGGAATGTACGCCACCGATGTCGGCCCCGACGAACTCCTCACACGAGTGGAGATCCCGTCGGCCGACGGCAGAGTCGGCGCGTACGCGAAGAAGCCGAGTCCCTCGTCGGGCTACGCGATGGTCGGCGTCGCCGCGTTGATAGAGGCCGACGGCGGGACCGTCGAATCCGTCAGGGTCGGCGCGAACGGCGTGATGGACCACGGGGTTCGACTCGGCCCCGTCGAGGACGCCCTTGCAGGCGGGTCGCTCGACGCCGATACGATCGCGACCGCCGCAAGCCACGCTGGCGACGATCTCGACGAAGACATGATGATGTCGGATCTCCAGGCGTCGAACGAGTTCCGCGCCCAACTGCTGGAGGTGTACACCGAGCGGGCGCTGACCGCAGCGATGGATCGCACCGGCGGATCCGCGGCGGCCGACTGA